The nucleotide window TCCGGGGCGAGCTGCATGAGCGAGCGGATGGCGTCCGAGGTCTTGAGCTTGCTGCGGGCCTCGAAATACTTGCCTAGGGAGATCATGGCGATGAGCACGGCGGCGGATTCATAATAAAGGTCCATGGCCAGCATGTGCGCGTCCCCGCCCAACCCCATGAGGAGCGTGTTCCACAGGGAATAGAGGAAGGCCGCGCCCGTGCCCATGGCCACCAGGGAGTCCATGTTCGGTCCGCCGCGCAAAAGCGCCGGGATGCCCTGGAGATAGAAGTTCCGTCCGGACCAGACCACGGGCAGGGTCAGCAGGAGCTGGGCCAGCCCGAAGGCCACGGGGGAATGGGCCGGGTCGAGAAAGACGGGCAGGGGCATGCCCCACATGTGGCCCATGGACAGGATGAGCAGGGGCAGGGCGAACAGGAAGGCCGGGACGAGTTCCCGTTTCTGTGCGGCCAGCCGCTCCTCGGCCTCGCGGCGGCGGTCCTCGAACAGGTTGGCGGTCTCGGACTGGACCTCGGAGGTGAACCCGGCGTCGGCGATGGCCTGGCGGATGGCCCGGCGCGAGACTTGGGACGGGTCAAAGGAGAAGGAGCCGGTGTTGGCGGCCAGGTTGACCGAGGCCGCATCCACGCCCGGCAGGTTGCCCACCACGCGCTCGATGCGCGAGGAGCAGGAGGCGCAATGCATGCCGCCGATGGCCAGGTCGAGCTTCTCCGGTCCGTCTTCATTGATGAAGGCGGCTTCGAAGCCGAGGTCCTTGATGCGGTCGCCCACCTGGTCCGGGGTGACGGTCTCGGGGTCGTACGTCATGGATATGGTCTCGGCGGCCAGGTTCACGGAGATTTCGTCCACGCCGTCCATCCCCCCGACCACGCGCTCGATGCGCCCGGAGCAGGCCGCGCAATGCATGCCTTTTATCTGTGCCTGTATGGTCTTGCTCATTGAAAATCCTTCTCAATTGGTATGGGCCCATAGTGCGCATGATTTGGGCCGTTGGCAAGGGGGGATTTTTTATCGATGCTTCGGGGCCGGGCATGCGCCTGTGATCAATAGGAAAAGCGGCGCAGTCAGGGTACGGCGCGGGCTCAACGGGAAAGGATGGATTCGATGTCGGCCATGGCGGCCAGCAGCCGCTTGCGCCGGTCAGGGTCGAGCCCGGACAGCACTGCGCGCGCCTGATCCGCGGCCTTTGCGTGGAGGTCGGCCATGAGGGCCTGCCCTTCCGGCGTCAGGGAGAGTTCCTTGATCCGGGCGTCGGTCCCGGACGGGGTTGTCCCGACCCACCCCTGCTTGTGGAACCGCTTCACGATCCGGCTGACATACCCCTTGTCCAACCCCAGCCGCTCCCGCAGCTCGCGGGCCGGTGAGCCGGGGTGCGCGTCCAGCTCGTAGAGGATGCGCGCCTCGGTCAGGCTGATGGGATGATCGTAGAGCGAGTCGGCCAGCAGGCCGAGATAGTTGGTGTAAAACCTGTTGAAATGACGGAACCGGTCGATCTGCGTTCGGGATTTCATGGGTGGAATGTGGCAAATGTGGTTGACAAAGTCAACTATATTGGCAACAGTCCCAGCCATGAGCGAGACAGCCATTCATCCCTACTCGCCGGGAACCGTTGGCGAGGTGGTCCGGGCCCACGCGGCCTACTATGGTCTTCGCTGGGATTTCGACGCCCGGTTCGAGGCCCAGGTGTCGCGCGAGCTTGGGGAGTTCATCCGAGAATTCGACGCGGCCCGCGACGGGTTCTGGCGGGCCGAATGCGACGGGAAGTTTGCCGGGGGCGTGGCCGTGGACGGGTCGCGGTCGGGCCATGGGTGTGCCCGGTTGCGGTGGTTCATCGTGCCCGAATCGTTTCAGGGCAAGGGGATCGGTTCACGCCTGTTCGACGCGGCCATGGATTTCTGCCGCGAGCGGGGATTGCACACCGTGCATCTGTGGACGTTCGCCGGGCTGGACGCGGCCCGCGCACTGTATGAGCGCGGCGGCTTCCGGCTGGTCGAGGAGGCCGTGGGCGACGGCTGGGGGCCGGTCATAACGGAGCAGAAATTCGTCCTGTCCCTCAGGCCGACGCCTTGAGGAACCGCAGCATCTCGTAGGAGTATTGCTTGTTCAGGGTCTCGTAGACCGGGGTCATGGACACGATGCCCTTAGCTTCGAAGGATTTGATGGAGGACAGGATCAGGTCGATTTCGCCGTCGGTCAGGTCCACCACGGCGCGGTAGTCCAACCTGCCGAGGGTCGCGGCCTGAGCCAGATGTTTCCAGATGGACGGCGGCTTCAATCCCCGCACCTCGGCCACCCGGTCCACGTCGCCGTGCCTGTTGAAGAGTTCCAGGGTCTTTTCTTCCGTGGCGGACAGCTCGAATTTTTTCGTCTTTTTCTTTTCCAGCTTTTCCCGCAGTTCCTCGGGTATTTCCGGGACCCCGGCGGGCCTGCCGTGTTCCGCCTCATGGGTCTTCATGCAGTCCAGAAAGGTCTCGCCGTAGTGGTTGAGCTTGTTCAGGCCCACGCCGGGAATGCAGCCGAAGTCTTCGAGGTTGGCCGGCCTGTATCGGACCAGCTCCAGCAGGGTCTTGTCCGCGAAGATGGCATAGGGCGGCACCCCCTGCTCCTCGGCCACATTGAGCCGCAGGTCGCGCAGGGCTTCGAACAGGGCTTCGGCCTCCCAACTCGTGAGCACGTCCTCGGCCATGGCCGGGACGCGCCGTTTTTTCTTTTTGGACGCCTTGGGCAGGACCGGGTCCGTGCGCAGCCGGACGGTCTGCTCGCCCTTGAGCACGGGCCAGGACCGCTCGTTCAGGGTCAGGGCGTTGAACCGGTCGAGGTCCACGGAGCACAGCCCTGCGGCCAGAAGCTGCCGGTAGACCGACTTCCATTGATCCTGACTCATCTCCGTGCCGATGCCGAAGGTGGACACCTGGTCGTGGCCGAACCGCCGGATGCGGTCGTTGTCCGCGCCCGCCAGCACCTGTGCCAGGTAGTTGACGCCGAACCGCTGCTCGGTGCGGAAGATGTTGGACAGCGCCTTTTGCGCGGCCTCGGTACCGTCCCAGGTCTCCACCGGGCTCAAACAGTTGTCGCAGTTGCCGCACGGCTCGATGTGTTCGCCGAAATAGCCGAGCAGGGCCTGGCGGCGGCAGGACGCGGTTTCCAGGAAGGCGAACAGGGAGGCGAGCTTGGAGTGCTCCACCCGCTTTCGCGTCTCATTGGCCTCGCCCGCGTCGATCATGGCCCGCATGACCGCGATGTCCTGCATGCCGAAACACATCCAGGCCGAGGCGGGCAGTCCGTCGCGGCCCCCGCGCCCGGTCTCCTGGTGGTAGGCCTCAAGGGACTTGGGCGGCTCCAGGTGGCAGACAAAGCGCACGTTGGGCTTGTCCACGCCCATGCCGAAGGCGATGGTGGCCACCATGATCACGCCCTCCTCGCGCATGAACCGGTCCTGGTTCCGGGCGCGGTCTGCGGCTGACATGCCCGCGTGATAGGGCAGGGCGTTGTATCCTTCCCTGCACAGAAATTCCGCTGTCTGCTCCACCTTCTTGCGCGAGAGCCGGTAGACGATGCCCGCGTCCTGGGGATGGTTGTCCCGGATGAACCGCTTCAACATGGAGTTGGCGTTCTTCTTGGGCACCACGGAGTAGGTGATGTTGGGCCGGTCGAACCCGGTGGCGAACGTCTGCGCGTTCTCCAGTTGCAGGTTGCGCACGATGTCCGCCTGGGTGGGCTTGTCCGCCGTGGCCGTGAGCGCCAGGCGCGGCACGTCGGGGAACCGCTCCTTGAGGATGGAAAGCTGCGTGTATTCAGGCCGGAAATCGTGCCCCCACTGGGACACGCAGTGCGCCTCGTCAATGGCGAACAGGGCCGGGTTGCACTTGGCCAGGAAGTCGAGGAAGCCGGGTTTGCACAGCCGCTCCGGGGCCACGTACAGCAGGTCGAGCTGCCCGTTTTCCAGCATGCGCTCGATGTCGTAGGCCGTGTTCGGGTCGAGCGCGGAGTTCAGGCAGGCCGCGCGCACGCCCATCTGGGTCAGCCCCTGCACCTGGTCCTGCATCAGCGCGATGAGCGGCGACACGCACACGCCCACCCCACGGCGCAGCATGGAGGGAATCTGGTAGCACAGGGACTTGCCCCCGCCCGTGGGCATGAGCACAAGGGCGTCGCCCCCGGACATGACCTGATCGATGATCGGCTCCTGCAGCCCGATAAAGTCGGTGAACCCGAACACGGAAGAAAGGATTTCGCGAGGCGAGGGTGTGGCTGAGGACATGGAGAGCGAGGGTATGGCAAAGGACCGGGGAAGGCAATGGTGAGTGTCGCTTTGGGGTGCGCGGCATTGACAGTTTGTCGATCAACTCCCTTTCGTATCTCAGATGGACGCTTTTGTGCAAAGGAGTGGTGTGTATTTGGGGTGTACTCTAGGTGGACCTTACGTGTGATAGAAACAAACTCGACTCAGGCTCTAAAAAGGCCAGAGCTACAATCAGAGGATTTCTAAATCGAAAAACTGAGTATGCATCAGACATACCAACGAAAATGCGACTATTGGGCTTGACAACCAGTTAACCTAACACAGTAAAGGGGTTGTAGGAGGCCGGGGAAAAATCACAATTTTAATGGGTATTTATCTGTGGAATACGTGCGATAGTTTGTTTCATTATGGAACTCGCTGTTTAAACTGGCGATTTTCAGAACTCATTGATTTTATTGAAAGCCTCCACACGACTTTTATGTCGAAAACTAACCCAACTGATATACATAATATTTTTGGGGCTGTACCAGATAACTCCGTTGGGGTATCGGTATGGCAATGCGAAAGAGCCGTTTAGGTCGCGAGAAGCAGCTCCGTTTGATTGAGCATTTTGTAGCCGGGACAACAGCACGATGTGCCGCTGATCTGGTCGGCGTGAACTTCAAAACGGCTGCGTATTACTTTCACCGGATTCGTGAAATTATAGCCGAAGAAGAGGCCAACGAAGGAATGGCTTTCGGCGAATTTGAAGTCGATGAAAGCTATTTCGGCGGCAGGCGAAAGGGCAAACGAGGTCGTGGGGCCGCAGGGAAAGTGCCCGTGTTCGGGATCCTTAAAAGGGGCGGGAAGGTACACACACAGGTGATTCCCGACGCCAAAGGCAAAACGCTGATGCCGATTATCCAGGAGAAGATCCAGCCCGACAGCGTTGTTTACTCAGATTGCTGGTACGGCTACAATGTCCTCGATGTGTCCGAATTCAAGCACTTCAGGATCAACCACTCCAAGTTGTTCGCCGACAGCCAGAATCACATCAATGGGATTGAGAACTTTTGGAACCAAGCCAAACGCCACATGAGAAAATTCAACGGCATTCCTACCAAGCATTTCCATCTCTTTTTGAAGGAATGCGAGTGGCGCTTTAACAACAGCAATCCGCGAAGGCAACTTAAACAGTTGAAACAGTGGGTTAAGAAGCATATGGGCTAGTTATCTGGTACAGCCCCATATTTTTTTCTCAACTTTATCTAGCAAAATTTTAAAGAAAACACGATGATAGTATTTTTATACATGTGGATAAATTTTCCACAATTCGAATATTTGCTTATAATCCTGAAAAATCCATAAATATGAACATCGTAGGCATTTTTTTTCTGACATCCCCCTGTACAAAAGAAATTTCGCTTGGTAAAAGAAAAAGGCCATGAAGCTGCAACTCCATGGCCCTCTGGGTGGACTTTCTATGCTAGGTGGGTCCACCTACACGATCAACCCCTACTGGCGTAGGCCTTGAATGTGTATGTACATCCTCACACTACCACGCCAGAAAAGTCGATACAAGAGAAAATAGCGCCTAGCATGGAGGTCTAAGTGACCGAAGATTATACCATTATCTTCAGACCTTGGATTCGCCATCCCAAGACGGGGGAAAAAATTTATCCCCGGAAAGGGAAGGTTTTCCCGATCAAAGTGAAGAAGTCGAAATAACTTCTTCGTGACAAATGGGAAGGGCATAAGGCCTGCCCTTCCCTCTCTTGAACCTCAAAGAAAGGACTTTATCATGGCTAATCACATCAAAGGCAATCGCGACGGCGAAAATGGACGAAACGAATCCTACCGAATCCCCGGCAGAAGTTCTTCCATCGACCGAGACACGCTTGTTCGTGAAGTTGAGGCAGGCAAACACCCAGACTTTGGGACATACACTCGCAATGGCGAGACCTACGTTAGAGCAAACCCCGACTATACTGAAAGCAACAGCGTAAACAACGAGTAACCCTCAATGGCTCCGGGGCAACTCGGAGCCAACTTCAGTAGGAAGTGTGGCCTTAATTTCACCACGCAATCCGATCACGAGATTACTCAACCGCATCCCGTTTACTGGATTGTGGTTTGATTGGTTTGCATGCACCGGCCCACGAAAATGGCTTGCAGGGATCGCACTCGGCGCCTGTACCTGTCGGCCCGTCCCACAAATATATCTTGTAAAGTTTTCCGGCGCGGGTATGCTTTTTGGCATGGGACCTTGCCTGAAATTCAAAGCGCGACTGGCCTTGTCGGTGTGCGCTCTTGGTTGCGCCTTTTTGATGATGGCCTGCCCTCTTCCCTCTCGCGCCGAAGAACAATTCGTTTCCGTCTGGTCCTACTACTGCTTCCCTCCTTTCGTCACATCAAAGAACCAGGGCTTGTCTCATGAGTTGATTGAATTGCTGAACGCAAGAGGTCAGGGCCGGTTCAGGTTCGAGCTGCGGCTGCTGCCCAGAAAGCGAATCGATTTGCTCCTCTCGGACGGCATTACGGGCCTCGTTCTCTTTGTTAATCCGTCATGGATGGGGCTCAGGAATCTGCAAAAATACGAATGGACCCCTTCGCTCTTCTCGGACAGGAACGTTATCGTCTCGAATGTATCCAGGAAGGTTGATTTCACCGGGCCGGAGTCTCTTGTCGGACTGACGTTGGGAGGGATTATCGGGCGTAAATACGAGGCCCTGGATGAACTGGTCGACGCAGGTTTGATCAAGAGAGACGACACAACCAGTGAAAAGTCAAACCTGCTGAAGCTCTGCGAGAAACGCATTGATTTCACGACAGGCCCGGAGACCATGCTGCGGCCGCTGGTGGCAAGTCTCTGTATTGATGGCCAAATCTATTTTTCCCCAACCCCGCTTTTCCAATACACCAGACACATTCTCATCTCAGATGCGTCGCCCGCGCTTTCCGAATTCATCGTGCAATTTGTCAGGGAGCTTCCGGCGAATCCCAAATGGATCGCCATCAAGGACAAGTACAAATTGCGTGACTGACAGCCCTGCGCCACCCCGGCCAGACCTCCTAGATACTCCCGAAAACCTTTTGCAGGATGTCCGAGGTGCGGGCCACGGGATTCTCGCGGATGTTCTTTTCTTCCTGCCCCATGATGTAAAAGAGGCCCTCAAGCGCCATGTCCGTCACATAGCCGTCCAGGTCGGTGGCAGCGCTCTTTATGCCTGCGAGCCGGGCGGCGTTGGTCATTGTCTTGTAGTATTGGGTGACATCGACGCTGTCCATGGCCTCGCTGACGATGGGTTCGACCTTGACCTTGAGGTCCGGGGACATGACGCGCTGAAAATATTCGGTGGCCGCCGTGTCGCTCCCCTTGAGGATGTCCATGGCGTCCTGGAAGGTCATCTGCCGGATGGCCGTCATGAAGGCGTCCCTTGTGAAGGGCACCGCCTGTTCAGCCGCGCGGTTCATGCTGGTCACGAAGTCGTCGGCCAATTGGTCCTGGCCCACAAGCCGCAGCGTGGTCTCCACCTTGCTTAGGGAATCGGGCATGGGGATTTTGACCTTGTCGTTGCCCAGGAACCCGTCGGTTTGACCCAGAGCATCGATGGATATTCCCACGGCCTTGTCCAGAGCGGCCTTGAGCCCGCTGATTGCCTCGTCGGTCGTGATGGAGCGTGTCCCGGAGGTCTCCGCCGTGTCGTTCTGCAGGTGTTCTTCCCCGGCCTTTTTGAGGGTGTCGAGCCAACCTGCCTGACCGAGTGTGGGCAGGGCGATGACAAGAATCAAGGCAAGAAAGCGGCATGTACGCATGGTTTCTCCATCGTTAAAGGGAAAAGGAGCGATTGGGAGCATAGCACCAAGACCTTGAGGGGGTAAACGGTGGATCACCGGAGAGAGGTTATAAATCGGTACTGCCCGAAATATTCAGTGCAGACGTGCTACACCACCCCGGCCAGCATGTTGCCGGGCAGGGGGAGGGCATCCTCGGAGGACTTGGCATAGGCGGTAAGGGCTGAGCGCATGCGGTGCAGGGAGGGCTTGTTGCCGTCAAAGGCCTCGGCGCGCAGGTCGCGGTAGCTCGCGCCTTCGCGGCCCACCCGGGCGCGCAGGGATTCCACCTCGGCCTCGGTCCTGAAGGCCCGGGCCTTTTCCTTTTTCTCGCGGACGTCTTTTGAGAGGGAGGGGTCGAGGACCGTTCGTTCCTGCCGGTAGTCCAGGCCGAACTTGCCCAGGCGGAAACCGAACGACGTGGTGGTCGTCCTGGCCTGCGGCTGTACCGACGCCTTCTCGCCCGTCCTTTCGACAAGCTCCGAAGTCCTGCGGTATTGTTCCGATGCCTGGGAAGAAATCTTCACGGCAGACTCCTGCAAACATGGTGTACGACCCTTTCCATAAAAAAGGGCCGTGGCGCATCACATTGCAGCCCGGCCGTCCCTGAAGCTTTCGCTTCGCTCTATCCAGAGGGACCCGTGGTTTTCCGCTTCCCGTCCGTGGGAATTGGCAAATCCGAATCAGTCAACTCGGACTATACTATAGCCACTCACCCTTTTTTTGACAAGTCCCGGCGTTTGGAGCTACTGACTAACACCTTTCGCAGAATTTTCTTTCAGGTTCCGTGAGAGGAGAGAGAGTTGTTTCATATCAATCAGGGTTGACGAGAACGGTTCGCGCACAGGGCGCATACCGGGTCTTTTCCTTGCGCGCGGCGACGTGCGCCGGGAAACGCCCGGCATGCGGCTGCGCACGGGCACGGCTGTCGGCAACCGGAGGTTCCGAGATGGGTTACACGATTCGAGTCAAAGAGGAGTTGATCCCGGGCCAGACCACCATGATGGTCATTGAAGCGCCCCAGATCGCCAAGAAGGCCAAGCCCGGCAACTTCGTCATGCTCCGCGTCAGCGAGCACGGCGAGCGCATCCCCCTGACCATCGCCGACTGCGATGCCGAACAGGGCACCGTCACCATCGTCTACCTGGTGGTGGGCAAGACCACGGCCGAGATGAACACCCTCAAGCAGGGCGATCAGTTCATGGACGTGTGCGGCCCGCTGGGCAAGGCCACCCATATCGAGAAATCCGGCACCGTGGTCTGCGTGGGCGGCGGCACCGGCATCGCGGCCATGCACCACATCGCCAAGGGCCACGTGGAAGCGGGCAACCGCGTCATCGCCATCATCGGCGCGCGGAGCAAGAACCTCCTCCTGTTCTGTACCGAACTGTCCTCCTTCTGCCCCGAGGTGCGCATCGCCACCGACGACGGGAGCGAGGGCCACAAGGGGTTCGTCACCGAGATTTTAAAGGATATCCTGGAGACCGAGGACGAAGTGGCCGAAGTGGTCGCCATCGGCCCGGTGCCCATGATGGAGGCCGTGTGCCGCGTGACCCTGCCCTTCGGCACCAAGACCACCGTGTCGCTCAACTCCATCATGGTCGACGGCATCGGCATGTGCGGCGCCTGCCGCTGCACCGTGGGCGGCAAGACCCTGTTCGCCTGCGTGGACGGCCCGGAGTTCGACGGTCATCAGGTGGACTTCGGCGAGCTGAAGTCCCGTCTCTGGCAGTTCAAGAAGCAGGAAGAAGAGTCCATGGAATTGTTCAGCAAGGAGTGTCGGTGCAATGGCTGATAAGAAAAGGAAAGTCCGTGCCCGGACGCCCATGCCCCATCAGGACCCCATCGAGCGCGGCACCAATTTCAACGAGGTCGCCCTGGGCTATTCCAGGGAACAGGCCCTCATAGAGGCCGAGCGTTGCCTGCAGTGCAAGAAGCCGCTGTGCCAGCAGGGCTGCCCGGTCAACATCGACATCAAGGGGTTCATCGCCTGCCTCGTGGACGACGACCTCAAGGGCGCCTACGACACCATCCGCCAGACCAACTCCCTGCCTGCGGTCTGCGGCCGGGTCTGCCCGCAGGAGACCCAGTGCGAGGGCCAGTGCATCCTCGGCAAGAAGCACGAGCCCGTGGCCATCGGTCGGCTGGAACGCTATGTGGCCGACACCTTCGCCGCCCAGTCCGCGTGCGAGGACGTGACCGACCTGTCCACCTGCGCCCTGGAACGCGAAGACCTCAAGGTGGCCTGCATCGGCGCGGGCCCGTCGTCGCTGACCGTGGCCGGGTACCTGGCCGGGCGCGGCATCAAGGTGGACGTGTTCGAAGCTCTGCACGAGCCGGGCGGCGTACTCGTCTACGGCATCCCGGAATTCCGTCTGCCCAAGGCCGTGGTCGCCCGCGAGCTGGACGGTCTCAAGGCGTTGGGCGTGACCTTCCACACCAACTGGGTGGGCGGCAAGACCATCACCATCCAGGACCTGCTGGACCAGGGCTACAACGCCGTGTTCATCGGCGTGGGCGCGGGACTGCCCCGTTTCCTGGGCGTGCCCGGCGAAAACCTGGTCGGCGTGTTCTCGGCCAACGAGTACCTGACCCGCGTCAACCTGGG belongs to Pseudodesulfovibrio portus and includes:
- a CDS encoding MarR family winged helix-turn-helix transcriptional regulator, which produces MKSRTQIDRFRHFNRFYTNYLGLLADSLYDHPISLTEARILYELDAHPGSPARELRERLGLDKGYVSRIVKRFHKQGWVGTTPSGTDARIKELSLTPEGQALMADLHAKAADQARAVLSGLDPDRRKRLLAAMADIESILSR
- a CDS encoding GNAT family N-acetyltransferase, translated to MSETAIHPYSPGTVGEVVRAHAAYYGLRWDFDARFEAQVSRELGEFIREFDAARDGFWRAECDGKFAGGVAVDGSRSGHGCARLRWFIVPESFQGKGIGSRLFDAAMDFCRERGLHTVHLWTFAGLDAARALYERGGFRLVEEAVGDGWGPVITEQKFVLSLRPTP
- the recQ gene encoding DNA helicase RecQ, whose protein sequence is MSSATPSPREILSSVFGFTDFIGLQEPIIDQVMSGGDALVLMPTGGGKSLCYQIPSMLRRGVGVCVSPLIALMQDQVQGLTQMGVRAACLNSALDPNTAYDIERMLENGQLDLLYVAPERLCKPGFLDFLAKCNPALFAIDEAHCVSQWGHDFRPEYTQLSILKERFPDVPRLALTATADKPTQADIVRNLQLENAQTFATGFDRPNITYSVVPKKNANSMLKRFIRDNHPQDAGIVYRLSRKKVEQTAEFLCREGYNALPYHAGMSAADRARNQDRFMREEGVIMVATIAFGMGVDKPNVRFVCHLEPPKSLEAYHQETGRGGRDGLPASAWMCFGMQDIAVMRAMIDAGEANETRKRVEHSKLASLFAFLETASCRRQALLGYFGEHIEPCGNCDNCLSPVETWDGTEAAQKALSNIFRTEQRFGVNYLAQVLAGADNDRIRRFGHDQVSTFGIGTEMSQDQWKSVYRQLLAAGLCSVDLDRFNALTLNERSWPVLKGEQTVRLRTDPVLPKASKKKKRRVPAMAEDVLTSWEAEALFEALRDLRLNVAEEQGVPPYAIFADKTLLELVRYRPANLEDFGCIPGVGLNKLNHYGETFLDCMKTHEAEHGRPAGVPEIPEELREKLEKKKTKKFELSATEEKTLELFNRHGDVDRVAEVRGLKPPSIWKHLAQAATLGRLDYRAVVDLTDGEIDLILSSIKSFEAKGIVSMTPVYETLNKQYSYEMLRFLKASA
- a CDS encoding IS1595 family transposase, whose protein sequence is MRKSRLGREKQLRLIEHFVAGTTARCAADLVGVNFKTAAYYFHRIREIIAEEEANEGMAFGEFEVDESYFGGRRKGKRGRGAAGKVPVFGILKRGGKVHTQVIPDAKGKTLMPIIQEKIQPDSVVYSDCWYGYNVLDVSEFKHFRINHSKLFADSQNHINGIENFWNQAKRHMRKFNGIPTKHFHLFLKECEWRFNNSNPRRQLKQLKQWVKKHMG
- a CDS encoding substrate-binding periplasmic protein; protein product: MALISPRNPITRLLNRIPFTGLWFDWFACTGPRKWLAGIALGACTCRPVPQIYLVKFSGAGMLFGMGPCLKFKARLALSVCALGCAFLMMACPLPSRAEEQFVSVWSYYCFPPFVTSKNQGLSHELIELLNARGQGRFRFELRLLPRKRIDLLLSDGITGLVLFVNPSWMGLRNLQKYEWTPSLFSDRNVIVSNVSRKVDFTGPESLVGLTLGGIIGRKYEALDELVDAGLIKRDDTTSEKSNLLKLCEKRIDFTTGPETMLRPLVASLCIDGQIYFSPTPLFQYTRHILISDASPALSEFIVQFVRELPANPKWIAIKDKYKLRD
- a CDS encoding DUF4197 domain-containing protein, which encodes MRTCRFLALILVIALPTLGQAGWLDTLKKAGEEHLQNDTAETSGTRSITTDEAISGLKAALDKAVGISIDALGQTDGFLGNDKVKIPMPDSLSKVETTLRLVGQDQLADDFVTSMNRAAEQAVPFTRDAFMTAIRQMTFQDAMDILKGSDTAATEYFQRVMSPDLKVKVEPIVSEAMDSVDVTQYYKTMTNAARLAGIKSAATDLDGYVTDMALEGLFYIMGQEEKNIRENPVARTSDILQKVFGSI
- a CDS encoding sulfide/dihydroorotate dehydrogenase-like FAD/NAD-binding protein, whose protein sequence is MGYTIRVKEELIPGQTTMMVIEAPQIAKKAKPGNFVMLRVSEHGERIPLTIADCDAEQGTVTIVYLVVGKTTAEMNTLKQGDQFMDVCGPLGKATHIEKSGTVVCVGGGTGIAAMHHIAKGHVEAGNRVIAIIGARSKNLLLFCTELSSFCPEVRIATDDGSEGHKGFVTEILKDILETEDEVAEVVAIGPVPMMEAVCRVTLPFGTKTTVSLNSIMVDGIGMCGACRCTVGGKTLFACVDGPEFDGHQVDFGELKSRLWQFKKQEEESMELFSKECRCNG
- the gltA gene encoding NADPH-dependent glutamate synthase; this translates as MADKKRKVRARTPMPHQDPIERGTNFNEVALGYSREQALIEAERCLQCKKPLCQQGCPVNIDIKGFIACLVDDDLKGAYDTIRQTNSLPAVCGRVCPQETQCEGQCILGKKHEPVAIGRLERYVADTFAAQSACEDVTDLSTCALEREDLKVACIGAGPSSLTVAGYLAGRGIKVDVFEALHEPGGVLVYGIPEFRLPKAVVARELDGLKALGVTFHTNWVGGKTITIQDLLDQGYNAVFIGVGAGLPRFLGVPGENLVGVFSANEYLTRVNLGRAYEFPNYDTPAYKARRVAVLGAGNVAMDAARTALRMGADEVSIVYRRSEEEMPARWEEIEHAVEEGVRLRCLCGPASFHGDNQGRLKAMTVQKMALGDPDESGRCSPVCIEGETEQLQCDMAIIAVGTRPNPVLLEATPDLTLNKWGYIEADPETGETSIPNVFAGGDIVTGAATVISAMGAGRRAAKTIAERLI